The sequence GCGAATAAATCATTTCTGTTTTTCCATTTTTGAGCGTCACTTCGTACGTAATCGAGGGAAGTGTCACCACAAGTTCGAGTTGGAACTCTCGTCGAAGCCTCTCCGTAATAATTTCCAGGTGAAGCATTCCCAAAAATCCGCATCGAAACCCGCGCCCAAGCGAACCCGAAGATTCCTCTTCATGTGAGAACGAAGAATCGGAAAGTCGAAGCCGAGAAAGCGCCTGGCGAAGCTGGTCAAAATCATCCTGGCTTTCGGGGTAAATAGACGCCCAAACAACTGGTTTCGGAGTGAAATAGCCAGGCAGAGCCGGTAAAGGCCTCTTTTCGAGGGCTATAGTGTCTCCTACAGAGGCGATGCCCGGCTTCTTGATTCCAGTCACTATATAGCCGATTTCCCCTGCAGAAAGCGATTCTCGAGGTTCCTCTTCAGGGCTGAATATTCCTACTTCTAGTGCGATAAATCGCTCGTTTGCAGCACGGAAAATAAGAGAAGATTGTTTCGAAACACTTCCATCCATCACTCGGACATAGACGATAACTCCTCGATGATTATCGTATTGAAAATCAAAAACAAGGGCTCGGCAGTTATCCCCAGCAAATTCTTCTTTTGGTGGTGGAATTCTCTTTACAATTTCTGCAAGTAGATTATCTGTCCCCTGTCCCGTTCGACCGGAAACTTCAATCACTGAATCTTCTGAAACTCCGAGAAGCGTCGCCAGTTCCTTTTTTACTTCCGGAATTCTTGCGAGCGGAGAATCTACTTTTGTAATGACAGGAATAATAGTAAGCCCTGATTCACGCGCCATGGAAAGCGTAGTTAAGGTCTGCGCTTGAACGCCCTGTGTCGAATCAACAAGAAGAAGCGAGCCTTCAACTGCTTTGAGTGCACGAGAAACTTCATACGAAAAATCAATATGCCCAGGGGTATCAATGAGATTTAAAATATACTTTTCTCCACCGAGAGAATATTCCATCCGCACAGGCTGCATCTTAATGGTAATTCCCCGCTCGCGTTCAAGCTCCATCGAATCAAGCACCTGATCCTGCATTTTGCGCTTTTCTATGGTGCCCGTAATTTCCAAAAGCCGGTCGGCAAGCGTCGATTTCCCGTGGTCAATGTGGGCAATAATTGAGAAATTGCGTATGTGTTTCAGATCCATTCCGTGAATACTAGCAGAAAATCGAGAATTTTCCAGCTTTTTAAACAGAGGTCTCTTCAATCACGATCTCTTTTGTCTTCCAGAATTTTCTATGGAACGTGTCCCACACCTCTTGAAGCTCGATACTCCCAAGAAGTTTTAAGACGGCCACACAAACTACAAGACCGATAATTCCCGCCAGAAATCCTTGAAGAAAAACTCCGGAAAGGGTGTTCAAAGAGAAAAAATTGCTGAATATATTAAGACAAAAATAAGAAACCGCTCCCATAATGACCGAAGCTGAAAGGCTTTGGAAAAGAGTTTGAAAAACGGGTTTTGTAAATGCCGGGAAATCAAACTGGAAATCGATCCAGTGAATGATCATGTTGATGGTGATTCCGATTGAGAACGCAAGCGGTAAAACAAGGACAGATGTCCCAGATAGACCGTCGACACGAAGCAAAACTTCAATAAAATGCTTCGCGAGCGATTCTTGAAGGAAAAATTGAGAAAGCAAATATCCAAATAACACGACACTGCCCGCACTCAAAACATTGATAATGAGGGGTTTAATAGTCTTCCCGCGCGCATAATATGAGCGAACAAAAAGAAGCATGAGGCTTTGCGAAATGGTGGAAAAAGCAAATAGAGCAAGGCTTGCGGCGGTAAGACGAGTATCGTTCCAGTCAAAACGCCCAGTTCCCAAAATAACTCGGACGATTTGCGCGCGAAGGACAATAAACAAAACGGCGACGGGAATAGACCAAAAAATAATATGCTTGGCGGAAGTTATCATCTGGTCGAGAAACTCGCTATGGTTCCCCGCTGAGAAGGAACGGGTAAGAGCGGGAAAAGCGGCAAGCGAGTAGGAAACGCCGATAATCGAGAGCGGAACAGATTGGAGATTAAATGAGAAGTTAAAAATAGAAACCGAACCAGCAGACATAAATGACGCAAGGGAGATAAGGAAAAATTCAGCAATTTCGTTTGAGGAGGCCGTGAGCGTCCGAGGAATTGAGAGAAGCGCTACTTCTTTGATCGATTGAAAATGAACCCGAAGTGAGAGTCTTGGAAATAATTTATGCTCAATCAAAAAGGGAATCTGAATTGCCATATGGAGAAATGCACCCAAAACCACACCATAAGAAAGTCCAAGAAGTCCGAACATGGGATAGAGAAAAATAACCCCGAGAATAATGCCAATGTTGTAGAAAAGGGGGCTTATAGCGTAAAGGAAAAATCTTTTGTGGACTTGGGTGATGCTTGCGAAGAAATTGGAAATACCGAGAAAAATCGGGGAAAGAAGCACAATGCGGGTCATCGTAATGAGTTTCGCAGTATCGGCGCCATCGAAACTCGGGAAAAAAATGTGAATAAAATACGGAATAAGGGCATATACGATAACGCTTATCGAAACAATGAAGATGAAGAAAGCCGAAAATACAGCATCAATAAATTTTTTCCCCTCTGCTTCCCCCCTTTGCATTCTTTCAACAAGAAAAGGGATGATGACAGAAATAGAAACAACCGAGGCAACGGAAGCGAAAATAAAGTCGGGAATACGGAAAGAGACGTAATAGAGATCGAGACTGTGGCTCGCGCCGAAAGAATAGGCAAACAAGCGGTCACGAAAGAGCGCCAAGACTTGAGAGAGAAAAGCGAAAATCCCCAGAAGATATGCCGCCTGATGCAGGCCCGTAATTTCGCGATGAATAAATCGTAAGATATTCTTTACCATTCTTTCTTAAGGCCAGTTCGGACGAGCTGTAATAAATTATTTCTTTGGCGTAGGCGATGGTGTGGTTTTCGCAGCTGGTGCGGGAGATTTTTCTGCTTTCAAATTCTTGAGAAGGGTCACCACATCCTGATTATCAGGATTCGTCTTTTGGATTTCAGTGATTTGAGTAATAGCATCGTCTACTCTGCCTACCTTGTCATAGCTAAGGCCCAAAAAGTATCTGGCGTTTGCGTACGAAGGATCAATGATGACCGCTCGCTCCAAAACTCCTATTGCATTATCATACTTTTTTGCATTGTAATAGAGAACGCCGAGCTGGAAAAATATTTGGGAATTATTTTGCGCAATAACCGCCGCATTTTCAAAATCAGGAATAGCAGATGCGATATCGCCTTTTTGGACTTCTGCCTGGCCTCGGAATACATAGCCATCAATAAAGTTCCTCTTCAAGTTCAAAGATTTACCGACATAATCGAGAGCATTCGCATAATTTCCGTTCGCGAGCTCAAGACGCCCAAGAAGAAGCGGAATCGAGGGACTTTTTGGATTGAGCGCTACTGCCTGGGTGTATGCGGCTCGCGCAGTTTCGTATGCACCGGAAATTTTGAGAGGAATGAGGGAAGAGTAAATATTTCCGCGCAAAATCCAATTTTTGTAATCTCCGGAGTTTGCTTGGAGAGCTTTATCAGCGGCATTAAGCGTATTTTGAAGTGCGGAGTCAAAAGCTTTTTTATACTCTTCATCGGAAAGCTTGTCTTTTGTATTTTGCACAGCAAGAAGCCTGTTCAATCGGGCAACCCCAATATCAGCGAGAGCTCGGTAGTAAATATCCTCTGGCGAAATGGACGCCGCGCGGACGATATACCCTTCTGCGATATCAATATTTCCCGTTGTGTTGAACGCGTACGCGCCCCGCTGAAACATTGCCATAGCGACAAATTTCTTTCCGTACACAAAACCGAGAAATACCGAGAGCACAAGAAGAAGCACGCAGAGCACTTTTACCAGAAGAGTGGAATTGCCAGAATTACTGAACGAAAGATCTTTCTTTTCAACAAGCCCGACACTCGAGAGAGAACCAAGGAAAAGACCGCTGAAAAGGAAGCTCAAAGCAAATGTTGTAATGCTTGGGACGTAAAATACATTTAACGCCCAGAAATAAAGGGAAACAACAAATGAGGAAAGGATGAAGTAACGGAAGAATGGATCTTCAGGAAGAGAGCGGAGAGATTTGATTCCCCTCTTCACAAAAAAGACAAGGAACGCGATCCAAGCGAGAAAGCCGATAATTCCTATCGTTACAAGAGAAGAAAGTACGAATCCAAAACCGTAAACGAAATCAGTGTCCCAGAAAACGCTCGTATTCACCGTATCGGGCTTCGACATAAGCCACTGGTTCACGAAACGATTCGGGCCGATACCAAATATCGGTTTTTCTTTAAGAGTTGATACTCCGAGATCATAGGTTGCCTGAAGAGAGGGTCGTACTTCAAGATTCTGAATACGAAAACGATTTGAAAGCATACTACCTATTGAATCAGAGAAGAAAATACAAAGAATAGCAAGCACGATTACTAATACAGAGGGGAGAGAAGAGCGCACCATTTTCTTCATTTTTCCAAATGAAGCAGGCATATCTTCGGAAGAAGGTGCGGGGAAAGCAGTTCCTGATCCTTTTGTGCTTTGTTTATCAATATAGGCGGCGATGAAAAGAAAGAGAGCGGAAGCGATTCCCAAAACTGCCCAGAGCATAGGAAAATTAACTAAAAAGACTATAACGAGAGAAAGGGCAAGAGCAACTACAACTGCCCGCTTGAAAAATGTCGAGGAAGGGAGAAGTTCAAGGAAGAAGACCGAAAGAAGGGTTATCGCGCCAGCAAAAACGCCGAGATCATTCCATTTACCGACAAGATTCGAAGTTATATCGCCAAAAATACTGAATGAAAGAAAGCTTGCTCCGCCAAAAAGATGGAGAACTTGGAAGAGGGCGACCAAAAGAAACGAAGCGAAAAGGGCGATATAGAAGTTGAAAATCGTTTTCTTAGTAGAGAAAACATTTGTCGCCAAGAAAAAGAGAATAAAGAAGATCGCGAGAGATCCGAATGTGTCAATTTCGGGACCGATGCCAAAAAGCGATTGTTTTACAAATCCGAGAGAAGATACGAGAGTCACAAGAAGGACAAGTGCCAGAAGAGCTTGAGAGAAATCTTTTGTATATGAAATTTTGCCTTGACGCAGTGAAGATACTGCCCAAGCAATGAAAGCGAGAAGGGTACAAACTGCTAAGAGAACATGTTTACTGAACGGAAATGTTGAGAAAGATGCTGGTAAGAAAAATACCGGCAAAAGAAAGGTGAGACCGAGAAGAAGGAAAACCGGCGCCTTCTCCAGAAAGGCAGAAACTTTCGGTGAATTTGGCATCATAATTGTAAGATACTCGCTACGAAATAGTTGATAATGGCTCTATTATATAAAGGAAATATAAAAGTAACAACTGGGGACAGAGAAAAACCCACCGATAAAGGTGGGTTTTTCATGCTTTGTACCTATAAGCCGAATTCTGTAATCGATAGGTATTTATCTGGGATACGAGTTGCCTCATACCTCGAGCGGCACTCCCTCTTGCGAGGGCACGGCCTTGCACAGAAGTAAGGATTTAGCCGTTGCACTTCCGGTGTTGCCATCGG comes from Candidatus Paceibacterota bacterium and encodes:
- the lepA gene encoding translation elongation factor 4; protein product: MDLKHIRNFSIIAHIDHGKSTLADRLLEITGTIEKRKMQDQVLDSMELERERGITIKMQPVRMEYSLGGEKYILNLIDTPGHIDFSYEVSRALKAVEGSLLLVDSTQGVQAQTLTTLSMARESGLTIIPVITKVDSPLARIPEVKKELATLLGVSEDSVIEVSGRTGQGTDNLLAEIVKRIPPPKEEFAGDNCRALVFDFQYDNHRGVIVYVRVMDGSVSKQSSLIFRAANERFIALEVGIFSPEEEPRESLSAGEIGYIVTGIKKPGIASVGDTIALEKRPLPALPGYFTPKPVVWASIYPESQDDFDQLRQALSRLRLSDSSFSHEEESSGSLGRGFRCGFLGMLHLEIITERLRREFQLELVVTLPSITYEVTLKNGKTEMIYSPSFFPDDGNVIKVREPWVNLRIITPSTYLGPLMQILFEHEAEVGDTETFGEGRSSIGVKMPLRELMRNFFDEVKSVSSGYASLSYEIEGYRDADVTRLDILVADEPVIAFTRVVSHRRVEEEAEKSVEKLSSILPRQMFTLKIQGKAMGRIIASRTLSGMKKDVTQHMYGGDITRKMKLREKQKKGKKKMKARGSVDISHEVFLKMMK
- a CDS encoding lipid II flippase MurJ — translated: MVKNILRFIHREITGLHQAAYLLGIFAFLSQVLALFRDRLFAYSFGASHSLDLYYVSFRIPDFIFASVASVVSISVIIPFLVERMQRGEAEGKKFIDAVFSAFFIFIVSISVIVYALIPYFIHIFFPSFDGADTAKLITMTRIVLLSPIFLGISNFFASITQVHKRFFLYAISPLFYNIGIILGVIFLYPMFGLLGLSYGVVLGAFLHMAIQIPFLIEHKLFPRLSLRVHFQSIKEVALLSIPRTLTASSNEIAEFFLISLASFMSAGSVSIFNFSFNLQSVPLSIIGVSYSLAAFPALTRSFSAGNHSEFLDQMITSAKHIIFWSIPVAVLFIVLRAQIVRVILGTGRFDWNDTRLTAASLALFAFSTISQSLMLLFVRSYYARGKTIKPLIINVLSAGSVVLFGYLLSQFFLQESLAKHFIEVLLRVDGLSGTSVLVLPLAFSIGITINMIIHWIDFQFDFPAFTKPVFQTLFQSLSASVIMGAVSYFCLNIFSNFFSLNTLSGVFLQGFLAGIIGLVVCVAVLKLLGSIELQEVWDTFHRKFWKTKEIVIEETSV
- a CDS encoding tetratricopeptide repeat protein, encoding MMPNSPKVSAFLEKAPVFLLLGLTFLLPVFFLPASFSTFPFSKHVLLAVCTLLAFIAWAVSSLRQGKISYTKDFSQALLALVLLVTLVSSLGFVKQSLFGIGPEIDTFGSLAIFFILFFLATNVFSTKKTIFNFYIALFASFLLVALFQVLHLFGGASFLSFSIFGDITSNLVGKWNDLGVFAGAITLLSVFFLELLPSSTFFKRAVVVALALSLVIVFLVNFPMLWAVLGIASALFLFIAAYIDKQSTKGSGTAFPAPSSEDMPASFGKMKKMVRSSLPSVLVIVLAILCIFFSDSIGSMLSNRFRIQNLEVRPSLQATYDLGVSTLKEKPIFGIGPNRFVNQWLMSKPDTVNTSVFWDTDFVYGFGFVLSSLVTIGIIGFLAWIAFLVFFVKRGIKSLRSLPEDPFFRYFILSSFVVSLYFWALNVFYVPSITTFALSFLFSGLFLGSLSSVGLVEKKDLSFSNSGNSTLLVKVLCVLLLVLSVFLGFVYGKKFVAMAMFQRGAYAFNTTGNIDIAEGYIVRAASISPEDIYYRALADIGVARLNRLLAVQNTKDKLSDEEYKKAFDSALQNTLNAADKALQANSGDYKNWILRGNIYSSLIPLKISGAYETARAAYTQAVALNPKSPSIPLLLGRLELANGNYANALDYVGKSLNLKRNFIDGYVFRGQAEVQKGDIASAIPDFENAAVIAQNNSQIFFQLGVLYYNAKKYDNAIGVLERAVIIDPSYANARYFLGLSYDKVGRVDDAITQITEIQKTNPDNQDVVTLLKNLKAEKSPAPAAKTTPSPTPKK